From the genome of Solanum dulcamara chromosome 12, daSolDulc1.2, whole genome shotgun sequence:
GAAGCAATGAATCCACTATTGTCGTGGcctaaatcaaaataaaaacttCTGAATGGATGGCTGGATTCTATCAAAATACCTAAATAAGTTACACTTGAACTCCATGAGGTTGTAATATTGATGGTATAAGTACTAGAACAACCATAGGAGTTCTTGGGGGAAATCGTTTGCCAGCAGAATGAACACATGACAAAATTGAGTTCAAAATGATTGTTGTGCTGAAAAGTAAACATGTTTCCATTCAATTgaagaacataaaaaataagtagCAGCAATAAGTACAGTTTGTGAACGGCCGACCATTGAAGAAATCATACACGGAAGAGAAGACGGTGCGACCGATATTAAAGAATGCATGAACATCAGTGAAGGTGGTTGCCGACCATTAAAAATAAGAACCACcagttgaaaaataattaagcACATGTATGATTGTACTGTTATAAATAGGGATGTATATTTTGAGATTGTAATAATCATAAGTAGAGTAGAAGTTGTATAACAAAAGATAGATATAAAAATCATATGTACTGATGTTTTGTTTGAGATATAAAAGAGTGAGTTCTTTCGGTACATACATATatcttacttatttttttatatcctACATATGAAATCAGAGCCAGAGAGAGCTGGAGTGATCTTCTTGAGAGATTACCAAGAAAAAATTGAGTCAGAGAGCAAGAGTGCTCTGTTTGAGATTGAGGTGAAACAGAAAATAAAGAGAAGGTGtgttttaagaattttattttattactttatttcttaaaagaagtgaaaaagaGAGAGCGTTGTTGTGGATTTCATGTGAAAAAAAGTAGTAATGCTTGGTGGGTCCATTTGTTTTATTGAAAGGTGGTGAGTTTTGTTTTATGGTGGAagatattaaagaaaaaagagtggAGAGTACATGTAAgagtttaattaaaaaaaatagcagTGCTTGGTGGgttcatttattttattgaaaGGTGGTGAGTTTTATTTTATAGTGGaagatattaaagaaaaatgagtAGAGAGTGCAATGTGTGCATACGTGTaagagttttaatttatttttttttaaaaaaaagagggtGTTGTTTACAAAAACATAGAGTTATTGAGTGAAAAAAAAAAGCAGAAGTGAAAAAAAGTGAGTGATTGAAAAATAAATGCCATCTACTAGTTCATTACAAGTACCACTCTTGACCAAAACAATTATGCAAGATGGTGCATGCAAATAGAGTCTCTTCTAGGATCTCTTGATGTATGGGATCTCGTCAAAAATGACTacgaaaagaaagaagaaacgGACGAGAACGAAGAAGAACTATGAGAGCTAAAGAAGCAGGAGAAAAAATCTTTATTTACAATCTATCAAGGAATGGATGAATCAAGCTTCGAATTAATCTCTCCGACAAAGACATTAAAGGAGGCTTGGGAGATATTGAAGAAAACATATGAAAGAGCATCCAAAGTGAAGAAGATGCACCTTCAAACATTGCGAGCTCAATTCGAAGCTTTGCGTCAAGGAACCTCAGAATCTATCTTAGACTACTTCTCCAAGAAAATTTCGATTACTCATCGAATGATAAGAAACAGAGAAGAGGTTAGTGATGTTCGAGTCATAGAAAAAATATTGCGATTGCTAGATTCGAAGTATGATCTTGTAGCAGTTGccataaaataatcaaaagattTGGAGCAGATGACAGGAGAAGAGCTCATGAGATCCTTGCAAGCCTATGAATAAAGGCTACTGAGATGGATAGATGAAAGTTCCTTAGAACAAGCACTCTAGGCCAGTTCAACATTGAAGAATGATAGATCAACTCGAGGTGGTGGTCAAAGAGGAAGATATTTTTCCCAGCGATGAAGAGGATGAGGCAGTCAAAATTTTAATCCGAATGATCAAAGAAACAATGACAAGAATTACGGCCAACAAGTTCGTGTTAGAGGTTGTGGTCATAGTAATAGTAGAGGCCGTAGACGTGGGAGAAATACTAGAGGAAGGCAAGATAAAAGCCAAGTCCAGTGTCATTGTTGCAAAGGCTATAAACATTATGCTTTCGAGTGCTGGTACAATCCAGAGAATGGCGAGAATGATAAAAGTAACAATCAATGTTAATCTTGCAAAGGATATGGCCATTACTTTTCCGAATTTTGGCATAATCATAAACCTGAAGAAGAAAAGGTGAATACTGCCACACAAGAAGAAAATGGAGGAAATTTATCGCTGACGGCATACAAAAGTGAAGAACTGTTGCGATCAATTACGTGGAGCTTAGATACATGAGCTTTCAATCATATGTGTGGAAGGAAAGAATTATTTTCTGAACTTGAAGAAAGAAATCTTGGAAGTATCACATTTGGAGATTCTTCTCAACGATCAATTGAAGGAAAAGGTAACATCATCTTTCAACTTGAAAATAATAGAAGAATATGCATCTCGGATGTATTCTATGTGCcgatatgataaataatattttaagtgGCGATCAACTATTGGAGAATAATTGTTTCAAAGCAACTACATTGGAGATATCTACCCTATGGCATCATCGTTATGGCCATCTAAATTTTGAAGCATTGAAGTTATTGAAGAGAAACAACTTGGTAACAGGTCTGCCAAAAATTGAACCTCCTAGTAGATTAtgtgaagtatgtgttattggaAAGCAACAAAGAAATCGTTCAGGAGTTACAAGATAAGAAGAGCAAGACAACGTCTGCATCTTGCACACTCAGATGCTTGTGGACCAACAAGTATTTTctaacttttattgatgattataGTGGAAAAATCTGGGTCTACATGCTGAAGAAAAAGAGTGAAGTTTTTACAAAGTTTAAAGAATTCAAGAGTCAAGTGGAAAAACAAAGCGGCTGTAAATTAAAATGCTTAAGGACCGATCGATGTGGAGAATATACCTCATTGGAGTTTCAAAAGTTCTGCAAAGATCATGGAATCATGCATTAATTCACTATGTCGCAgacacctcaacaaaatggcATGCCCAAGAGGAAAAACAAAACCATACTCAATATGGTTCGTTGCATGCTGAAAGAGAAGAATGTCTCAAAAGAATTTTAGGGAGACGTGGTGGCTACTTCAGTCTACCTCTTGAACAGGTTTCCAATAAAGTGAATTGGAAATGTACACCAGAAAAAGCATGGAGTCGACGTAAGTCGAGAGTAAACCATCTTAgaatttttggaagtataacaTATGCAAGAATACAAGAAGAAAAATGGATAAAGCTTGAAGACAAAAGACAGAAGTGTATTTTATTGGGTTATGATGAAAACTCAAGTGGATACAAGCTCTACAATCCCGAGGCTCTCAAAATAATAATGTCAAGGGATGTAGACTTTGACGAGGAGCAAATATGGACTTGGAAAGCAAAAACAATACAAGAAAGTGGTGGAAGAGGAAGCACGATCCGCAATAATTGAAAGTCAAATTAATGACTAAGAAAGTCTAGTGAGGAGGATTAGAAGCATTTAAGATATTTATAACACCACTCAACTAGTCAATGTCAATGATGATGAAGAATTTGTCAACATGTGTCTCTTTGCATGATTTGACCCAACAATCTTTGAAGAAGCAACCAAGGAAACAACATGGAAGAAGGTGATGGAGGACGAAATTCACGCCATAGAGAAAAATGAAACCTGGATGCTGACAATACTCCCTAAAGGACACAAGGCGATTGGAGTCAAGTGGGTATACAAGacgaaaagaaatgaaaaaggagaATTGAAAGACACAAAGCAAGATTGGTCATGAAAGGATACAAGTAAAAGCACAAAGTTGAATACGAAGAGGTATTTGCTCCTATTGCTCGACTTAAAACTATTAGATTAATCATTTCATTAGCACCACAAAAAAGGTGGAGGATGTACCAGATGGATGTTAAGTCGGCATTCCTCAATGGATATTTTGAGAAGGAGGTCCATGTTGAACAACCACAAGGTTTTGAAGTGTGACACCCCAGAATTTTTTCGCAAAGaatcgaacatttcttcacgtttgggtagactcgaaccgaaggacttgtaattctacacatgattTAGGAttaaattcctaagtatttgaagtgtgttataggtgtttaggggtcatgaggtatctctaacaccaagtcgagtccaaagaactccaatcgattaagttttcagatGAGTTAGTATtagagtcaacttcaaacgactataTATCttaggatataaagaactgggtgtcCCACagcctatcaaattaaaggtattttagtcttctttccaactccaccaagattgtaatttttggagttcggagtcaaacgttatgaccattttactacagactagtactgcagaaattttcaggcctgggttgcattTGCTGGAAAACTGCCcttgcgccactatcgcgccagaaacatgcctcagtagtttgggctctggcgcggcgtgccactaaaAGGTATGCAGGGTTTTTTTTAAgctaatttccagaacccagaaaatattggccttggcgctgtaagggtgcgacacgccactatcgcgccaagaatgtacctcagtagtttggtccttggcgtggcGCGTCACTACGAGGTgtacaggttttaggcgtaatcagcctggcgctgcaagggcgcgacgtgccactattgcgccaggtgcattttaggcctattttcagaacttttgaggaggagtaATTTGAGAACttatccaaattatatatgtatcaccctagtccATTTTGAGCTCATATTTTCAGctctgtctctctctctctaaaagccctaggagcttctctctctctctcttcttcttcttctccatttccagcaagaagagttccaagagcttcaagatttgagtcctccattgaagacccaacatcaaggttttcttcaaagtcttcaaacaaggtatgtaaggctaacctaaaatatggattgagttcttccatatgcccatagatgtgttggttagaagttgtgaaagagttgcaccttctagaaaggttttcttgaaagtttccctaaactatggaatgtttttagatacaaatggttgattgatgatttaaatgacttgagttactaaatagttatttttcatattattaactacaaatgtatctttgtatatagatttataggtattgacgatattcttgagttgagttttgttgagagtatgggttcatatttcattcacatgaacccaagatgagattttttgtcataaatgtcttgaggatgagatggatagttgtgtgtatatatgtattgattggaatgaaaagaatgaattggttagtcaagaatgtccctttgcttctataaaatgaacataggacaaaaataaggattttggagtagatgtttgatgattgatgtgatgatgatacttgacaatgatgtgatgataatgtttgatgatgatgtaaatgataatatatgatgatgatgtgatgatgatgttttgatgacgatgtgagtgatgacgtgaatgatgcttatttaatatgtgtagaataattgatgaagagatatgttgatgaggatgttatgtgatgaagtggattagagtctaatgtgattatgtgatatgttgtttgcataatctgagttgatttggagtcttatgagtatttttttaaaataaaggatcttttgagaaggagttttaaatacatgatttgtgagaatttttgcataaactatttatacactattttgagtttaagaaatgattattttcatctatgatttaaaaagagtttaagcatgagttgagtttgaaaagtcttttaattatttttgaacacaagtattttgagtataagtgagttgagtatttttacttttaaaatgtcgatttttttgagattgtatagattttaaagagaagagttttctcatttgagatgagtcaatttgaaagaaggtccaatgaggccacatttgattgagttttgaaaagagtccaatgagactaaatgagttgatttgaaagagtccgatgagactaaatgagcattttgagtattttactcacttgatagatatgatcatattgagtcttgggaggagtatcgagcactgaattgggcaagagtatagtccatactcgaacccaatacctgtgttgccaaacgtaggggggattgaaccgttaaagtcgaatgcttccccgagaggtttatcctgacattataggacctgattggattggatccatgagttgttgattcgttcataccctggcaaggtatgaacggacgtggcaacaacgtcgtcttattgtactatcactcgctcatatggtgatggttgttgattagagaaactcccaattgaatggattgtgcttgatttgattggattgatTGTGATTgcagatgattgagttgaattgcaaaacattgcataatttaatttgcatatttattgagttgagtcctttgagttgattgttgagttgattttatatgatcgGATTAGGTGATGTGGGATGGattgtattatatgatatgtgattggataagTATACGGTGGAAGGgtatattgtcacgacccaagcctagggcctagacgtgacatggcgaatgaggaacacaaaagtacctcaatcaagcctcttagcattcttttagcctttcataggtaatgatgataaataaacaagcgaaaatcataatagtaaatattcaacttacatatgtctaacaatacctctaactattagatttaacggggctaagacaagtccctagctcaccctcaatcataatagaagaaatgtcatagtaaaatatctcaacatatcataagctagaaagataaaggagtattgttcccggaacatgggaactcaccaaaagtagtcttcaatggaatatcaactaggcacgtggaggagaacgaggaggagcactggtccctacatggtgatatcatgtaggcaaaagagtatgcgttagtactttgaatgtactaagtatgtaaggatgcatgaacattgagaaaacattaaaacatttatgtaatatgaaacataatttaatatatgcataataaatcatatagatttactttaaaacattcattttgtgggaaattaaccataaccgacatttaataccatgcgagctattacatggaatccaacataaccccctacgttggccggggagactacttgccaggtagaactccgtcaacttcatttattactttaactttaactttaagggctatttatagatacattagcctaagcctacaagggctcctatgttgacacatagtcaatgagacaaggggttgctactaggattcccgaatcccacctcaatgcctcattcggtgctaagtcaatcccacggaatagtttaatacttcaaaatattcatagcatataacttgagaatttaaacatcatattcggtagaatagctcattaaaacatttaataattcaaatatgcaagaattgtccttattgcataaagaatccatcattcatatcatttcatcattctttcatttaataagactcccttttaatcatagatattgctttcataaacattcatttggagtcaaggctttcaagtcaaacttctttgaaaatatagtaaaactaggtgggttcaaatcatttaaacttgcaaaaatgtatgtaaataatatgcataaatactttgaaaatcattaattaaaattcatgctttaaacaacccaccatgaatttcaagaacctttaaatagataaatagaggaattacttgcaaaccatcaattcataatatgaaattatgtctcatcaaaataaaccaataatcattagtttaaccatgattcatactattaagtaaaaataagaatttcccataagaaaatattacttgaaaccaagatacttaattgaaagagtttttggactacatgagtggaagaacccatggataaacacccacataacttagagtaaagcttaaagaaaataaatataatttatcatataatcaaaataatttagacatgagagtggaaggaatactctcattgaagccttacatacctggaatccgaaacTTTAGTCGgaatcgaaagacttaatgaatactcttgagtcctagcttttctcctcgccagaacgttttgtgtactacccggagtatatgaatcaccggaatagtatttctcaCTACTAAgagctaaaactatatttgagaatgattaaagaagtgtatagagagaagacttgcttgagaaagcttgatgaataaaatgagaaaataaggtgggtatttgtaagtgggaaagagggacctaacaataaataaaataattataaagaaaaatataaaaatttaatggaatatattaatgtcatggatgatgttaaatggaggacaatttatgtcatgagtgatgtcaaatgtatctagatctttccatggtaggtgagatgagttctttttaacagaatactctttttcggagctgcttatgaataagataaattccttattaggatttggtgtcttcataagaattgtagatatgaaagtctagtttcatatagttcaagaatcaaccaatttggataaaaatacagtgagatatgatttttcttctataaatactcctttccgtcacaacatcctaccttataaaaattaatttattcgacctacttaacctccgaaacataaaatatggtcttcacaaaggttgtagataatgatcttgtggttactcaaaaatttgaatcacccaatttggatattccgaTGAAAAggtatgcctaaaatacagaggctgtatcatttttaggcgagaattaaaacttcgtatacaacgtttttaggggatattaaatatatgattggattggattggatcgtatatgaccggattgaaccgattgtatacgattggattgaatcggatgatatacgatttgattgaactgtattgtgtatgattggattggattgtatgatgtgtgattggtcttcgTCTTAAAagtgtattattactttagacttatgacgccttattgagtctctcttatctttctgatttgagatatttggaccgctgctattcttccttgaggtatgtttcattctgccatattacatactcgtacattccacgtactgacgtccatttggacctgcatcgtttgatgatgcagagacaggtttaagagatcgtcaataggagtatcattggggatctattcgcactcagcatattggtgagtcctcccctacattcggaggacaccgtctgtgtattcttgcatcgagttggctttttttattttgatttgagatagccatgaacatgtcattggcaccaattagatagtagtgatagaggcttcatagactagatagtgatgagtcgattgagtatttctatccttgagttattcttgttaaacaattttttatgacaaatattttagttgatctgttggcccatgcctttattctttgagttggatgggtgatttgagttgcccgctaaattattctttatttttaaacttttcgctgaataaatgaatgaacggatgtgtgatcaggccatgtggttcgcttgggagccagaaatggtttttgagtgccggttacgcctagggtaccctcccggggcgtgacatgaaGTCcctggagaagaagaaaaagtataCAAGCTGAAGAAAGCTCTATATGGACTCAAGCAAGATCCAAGAGCGTGGAATTCCAGAATTGATGAGTACTTCATCCGTAAAGGCTTTGTGAAGTGTCCATATGAACATGCTCTATATTAGAAGACAAATTCAAATGGAGATGTGTTGATAGTCTGTCTGTATGTGGATAATTTGGTATTCACAGGTAATAATTCCACAATGattcaagaatttaagaaaTCAATGAAGCAAGAGTTTGAAATGATTGATTTAGGCATGATGGCTTATTTCCTTAGGATCGAGGTGCAACAAACACCAGAAGGGATATTTATATCGCAGGAGAAATACGCAAAGGAGATTCTGAAGAAGTTCTCAATGGAAGATTGTCAACCAATTGACACACCAATAGAGTGTGGAATAAGAAGGACAAGGGAAGGAGAAGGAAATTTGATCAATCCAAAATGCTACAAAAGTCTTGTTGGATGTTTGCGATATTTAACATGCACTCGACCTGATATTCTCTTCGGAGTTGGTTTGATAAGCAGGTACATGGAGATTCCAAAGACCTCACATCTGAAGGAGACAAAGAGAATCCTCAGATATATAAAAAGAACCGTTGATAATGGATTATTCTATCCCTTTAGGATGGACATGAAGCTCACTGGTTACAGTGACAGTGATTGGGCAGGATGCTGCGATGATCGGAAAAGCACAACTGGATTCGTTTTCTACTTTGGACATACTACTTTCACATTGTCCTCAAAGAAACAGTCAATTGTAGTATTATCCATATGTGAAGCAGAATATATAGCTGCAGCCTCTTGCGTATGTCACGCAATTTGGCTGAGAAGATTATTGGGAGAACTTAAGCAACAACTTGAAGATCCAACGAAGATTTATGTGGATAAAAAATTAGCGATAGCCTTGGCAAAAAATCCAGTTCATCATGAAAGGTCAAAAAATATTGACACACGATTCCACTTCATAAGGGAATCCATTAAGAACAAAGAAGTTGAGCTTGTCCATGTaagttcaagcaatcaagcCGCAAATATTTTCACAAAAGCATTGGGGGGGACATGTTGAAAAGTAAATATGTTCCCATTCAAATGAAAAATAAGTAGCAGCAATAAGTATAGTTTGTGGACGGCCGACCATTGAAGAAATCATACACGGAAGCGAAGACGGTGCGACTGATATTGAGGAATGTATGAACGTCGGTGAAGGTGGTTGCCGACCATTGAAAATAAGAACCACCggttgaaaaataattaatcaaatGTGTGATTGTATTGTTATAAATAGGGATATATGTTTTAAGATTGTAATAAGCATAAGTAGAGTAGAAGTTGTATAACAACAGAGAGATATAGAAATCATATGTACTGATATTTTGTTTGAGCTAGAAAAGAGTGAGTTCCTCTGGTACATATATCTTACATAGTTTTTTTCTATATCCTGCATGTTGATAATAATATGTATGCCTTAGATTTTTGTTTGGATATGAATAGATAATTTGAACCTTTTTTAGTTAAACCCCTAAAATTTACCCTAGATTTACCTTTAGTATATTGGGTTGGATATAGCATTAGTGCTATGAATTGAACCGAACACAATATATATGAGCGAAAAGCAAAAATCACTCAATTTTTTCTGAATATCTATATAAAGTCATTAGCAAGCTACGGTCTAACGACCCCCTTGTTGTGTTGCATTTTGTGATCTTCCACTCGTCCAGCCCTCTTCACGAACTTGTACAATCGATGCCAGATGGGCCGCCCCAAACCTGGAGCTGACATTTAAATCGGAAATCAACATCGGGTCCCGGCTATTCGAAAAACTTTGAATAACAAAATAGTCACTACGTTATATATGCTGAAGTCTCATAAGAataatacatcataagaataatACTATGTACACATTGAccataagaataataataagatacTCGTTATATATATAGGAATAGTCGGGGGTGCATAAGCTAGTCGGACACCATCAATATGAAAGGAAAACACATAGAGATTATTCTTATTGATGACAAGTTGCATTCaaaaccatatacaacataattATATTTACTGAAGTTCATGATCTATTACAAGAAAAACATGTTCTCTCATAGTTGATGATTACAATGATATAAATCTAATAACAAGTTCCAAATGACCATTTTTACAACTTGTACAAAATTAAATGAGCACCATATTGAGGTTGAAGCAATAGTGGATGAGGAGCATGAGCATAAGATGGAGAGAGTTGAAAGGAATAGTCTTTAAGAATCATGGTTATTGCCATTTTTGCTTCTAACATAGCAAAGTTTTGGCCAATGCATATTCTTGGACCCCAACTAAATGGGAAAAACACAAGTTGTCCTTTTGTTGCTTTGGATACTCCATCACTAAATCTCTCAGGATTGAACTCCATTGCATCATCTCCCCATATTTTAGTATCATGATGTAACAAAATTGTTGCCAACAAAAGTTGCACCCCGgagggtaaacacaaattcccTAGCTTTGTGTCTTTGGTTACTACTCGATTAATAAAATATCCTGATGGATACAACCTTAATACCTCATTTAAGATCATAGGCACCTGTTAAAAAGAAAAGATCACAAGTGATTAGtgtctttttgtttttttgagtGTTATGCAAACAAAGGAAAATAAGCAATATATAATGTGCACAAATAGTTGAATACTCTTAATTAATATCGTGTGGACCAATGACCCATCTATGAGGTTTTTTGGGGAAATTATGTAGCTCAACCTAAAGCAAATAATAACACATTATGTTAAGAGTATCTTTAGGCTGAATATTATTCCCTCCGTCCCAATATATATGATACCATACGACTGGGCATatagtttaagaaagaaagaaagagtatTGAAACTTATGATTTAATACAAGTTTCAAACATTTGTGTAGTTATAAATTATCTCattaagaagaaattgaaaaatctGAAGTCAAAATGTTTTCAGATATAGAAAATCTACATTCTTTTGGGACAAACTAAGAGAAAGTGTCACATATATTGAGAAATATGGAGAGTCAAATTGTTGGATCGGGCTTATTTGCACAAATAGTTACTTTTGTAGGATTGTATTTAAAAGTTGGTCACTTTAACAAATTTAAATACTTACTACTTTTAGCTGATTCAACTTGTCATAGTCAAATTCGTTACTTTCAAACACTTGTAGAACTTCTTCTCTAGCTCTTTCTTGCCAAATAGGATATTTGCACAATAAAATCATTGTCCACACAAGTAAAGCTGAAGTAGTCTCTTGTCCAgcaagataaaataatttacaCTCTTCAATCACCTCATCAATGCTCATACCAAATTTCTTATGTCCATGTTGTTGGATTTCTTGTAAATTGGATGCCAACAGTATACTCAATAAGTCATCATGTGTTTCTCCATCTTCAATCATACTCATTCTTTTCTTGATGATTCCCAATATCAATGTTCCCACTTCATTGAAGATTTGCTTCATCCTTctatttgtttttgttggtaGAAACCTATGGTTAATTCAAGAAATTAAGTAATATGAAGTCAATTCGAGGAAATGATCTTCTATATTCACTTACgatctaaataaaagaaaatgttcTGATGAAGATCTCATGCGTAATTTTTTGTTGAttggcttctttttttttgaaaaaaaaatgacgAATAACTAAAACAACATTTATAATGTACTacaaaatcaattgaaaattcatAACATATGGACAAGTGTTTTGTAAATGACCCTCCTTTTATTTCTCGTGCAACTTGTGGACCTTTTAATTTAGACCATTGTCTAAAAATACCTTTAAgcaatcaaaaaatatttaaaacacgatttaatattttataaataaaaaatattcaacgACATTCTAATGTCTTGTCTGTAAGGTCGAGCAATATATGAACAAGTATAATGTTGTCTGAAAGGATAATTTTCTAAAGATTATATTTGTATGGctgtttaaaataaagaaaaaacattAAATAGTAACCTAAAAGGAAACATTTACAAAATCAGGAGAAAACTTCAAAGTAAATGATTATTAGATTAATTTAGAAAACGAAGAATTTGTAGTTTTACCTCCATCCTGGGATGTATAATGAGCGTGCTACTTGTAAAAGTAGTACCATTTGTTCCTTTTGAagttcaaaaatctttttccCTTCTTCA
Proteins encoded in this window:
- the LOC129876967 gene encoding cytochrome P450 CYP72A219-like; this translates as MEIPYNYFYILNLVSFSFAIILVLGWAWRILNWVWFKPKKLEKCLRQQGFKGNSYKFLFGDVKEMMKMGKEALSKPIDFSHDMIWPRVMPFFHKTINNYGTNCLAWYGPRPAIVIVDPELIREVLTKNYIYQKPSGNPLTRLAANGLAGYEADKWAKHRRLINPAFHLDKLKHMLPAFQWTSSEMLNKWKKIVSKEGSEIDVWPYLQTLTSDAISRTAFGSSYEEGKKIFELQKEQMVLLLQVARSLYIPGWRFLPTKTNRRMKQIFNEVGTLILGIIKKRMSMIEDGETHDDLLSILLASNLQEIQQHGHKKFGMSIDEVIEECKLFYLAGQETTSALLVWTMILLCKYPIWQERAREEVLQVFESNEFDYDKLNQLKVVPMILNEVLRLYPSGYFINRVVTKDTKLGNLCLPSGVQLLLATILLHHDTKIWGDDAMEFNPERFSDGVSKATKGQLVFFPFSWGPRICIGQNFAMLEAKMAITMILKDYSFQLSPSYAHAPHPLLLQPQYGAHLILYKL